A single window of Agromyces aureus DNA harbors:
- a CDS encoding dihydroorotase, whose protein sequence is MTESFLITGATLASGERADIRIADGRITEVGRLTDAAGATIVDADGLIALPGLVDLHTHLREPGYEQSETVLTGTQAAAAGGFTAVFAMANTSPVADTAGVVEQVASLGTAAGYATVQPIGAVTVGLEGEQLAELGAMARSRANVRVFSDDGFCVFDPLLMRRALEYVKAFDGVVAQHAQEPRLTQGAQMNEGALSGELGLAGWPAVAEESIIARDVLLAEHVGSRLHVCHVSTAGSVEVIRWAKARGIDVTAEVTPHHLLLTEDLVASYDPRYKVNPPLRRAEDVEALRAALADGTIDIVATDHAPHPIEAKQSEWDAAANGMVGLESALSVVHASVVENGLLDWSDVARVLSSTPARIGRLAGQGEGIVAGAAPEVTLYDPAAASEFALDRLAGRSINSPYLGRSLPGRVVATFHAGYATLLDGVVLPADEIARRAAVVGGARG, encoded by the coding sequence ATGACCGAGTCGTTCCTCATCACGGGCGCGACGCTCGCGTCGGGCGAGCGCGCCGACATCCGCATCGCCGACGGTCGCATCACCGAGGTCGGTCGCCTTACGGATGCCGCGGGCGCGACGATCGTCGACGCCGACGGCCTGATCGCGCTGCCGGGTCTGGTCGACCTGCACACCCATCTGCGCGAGCCCGGGTACGAGCAGAGCGAGACGGTGCTCACGGGCACGCAGGCGGCCGCCGCCGGCGGCTTCACGGCGGTCTTCGCGATGGCCAACACCTCGCCCGTGGCCGACACGGCCGGTGTGGTCGAGCAGGTCGCGAGCCTCGGCACCGCCGCCGGCTACGCCACGGTGCAGCCGATCGGCGCCGTCACGGTCGGGCTCGAGGGCGAGCAGCTCGCCGAGCTCGGCGCGATGGCCCGGTCGCGGGCCAACGTGCGCGTCTTCAGCGACGACGGGTTCTGCGTCTTCGACCCGCTGCTGATGCGTCGCGCCCTCGAGTACGTCAAGGCCTTCGACGGCGTCGTCGCGCAGCACGCGCAGGAGCCGCGGCTCACGCAGGGCGCGCAGATGAACGAGGGTGCGCTCTCGGGCGAGCTCGGACTCGCCGGCTGGCCTGCCGTGGCCGAGGAGTCGATCATCGCGCGCGACGTGCTGCTCGCCGAGCACGTCGGCAGCCGCCTGCACGTCTGCCACGTCTCGACCGCCGGGTCGGTCGAGGTCATCCGCTGGGCGAAGGCCCGCGGCATCGACGTCACGGCCGAGGTCACGCCGCACCACCTGCTCCTCACCGAGGATCTCGTGGCGAGCTACGACCCGCGCTACAAGGTGAATCCGCCTCTGCGTCGGGCCGAAGACGTCGAAGCGCTGCGCGCCGCACTCGCCGACGGCACCATCGACATCGTCGCGACCGACCACGCCCCGCACCCCATCGAGGCGAAGCAGAGCGAGTGGGATGCCGCGGCGAACGGCATGGTCGGCCTCGAGTCCGCCCTCTCGGTCGTGCACGCCTCGGTCGTCGAGAACGGCCTGCTCGACTGGTCCGACGTCGCCCGCGTGCTCTCCTCGACCCCCGCCCGCATCGGCCGCCTCGCCGGACAGGGCGAGGGCATCGTGGCGGGCGCAGCACCCGAGGTGACGCTCTACGACCCCGCCGCGGCATCCGAGTTCGCACTCGATCGGCTCGCGGGCCGCAGCATCAACTCGCCCTACCTCGGCCGTTCGCTGCCCGGCCGCGTCGTCGCGACCTTCCACGCGGGCTACGCGACGCTGCTCGACGGCGTCGTGCTGCCAGCCGACGAGATCGCACGTCGCGCAGCCGTCGTCGGAGGTGCCCGTGGATAA